A region from the Arachis ipaensis cultivar K30076 chromosome B01, Araip1.1, whole genome shotgun sequence genome encodes:
- the LOC107608631 gene encoding uncharacterized protein LOC107608631, with protein sequence MLHFDDQAAGEKRLMQLTELEEFKNQAYDNAKIYKENTKRWHDQRIARREFKEGQRVLLYNSRLKFFPGKLKSRWSGPFTILKVSPYGLVELMEDKIQRTFTVNGHRLEHYLGNSLDKRRVSYHLS encoded by the coding sequence ATGCTACATTTTGATgatcaagctgctggagaaaaaaGGCTAATGCAACTCACTGAGTTGGAGGAATTTAAAAATCAAGCTTATGacaatgcaaaaatttacaaggaaaacacaaagaggtggcatgatcaAAGGATAGCAAGGAGGGAGTTCAAAGAAGGACAAAGAGTGTTGCTGTACAATTCAAGACTTAAGTTCTTCCCAGGGaagcttaagtctcgatggtctgGACCCTTCACCATCCTCAAAGTATCACCTTATGGTCTtgtagagctcatggaggacaaaatACAAAGAACTTTCACTGTGAATGGCCATAGACTCGAGCATTATTTGGGAAACTCACTGGATAAAAGGAGAGTGAGCTACCATCTCAGCT